DNA from Krasilnikovia cinnamomea:
GCGGCACGCTCGCATTCCGCGGCGCTCCACCGATGCTGTGCGGCGTGGCCCGAGCGCGGGAGCGGTTCCTGCGCGCCCAGGTCCTTACGGCTGCGCCACAGCAGGTAGTCCGCTGCCTGCGCCTGCGCGCGCTCGCTGGTCGCCGCCACGAAGACGCGCACCGCGAGGATCAGCGGCGCCGCGCTGCTCACCGCCCGGACACCCGCCAGCGCCGGACCGCTCGCCGCAGGATTGAGGAAGTGCCCGGCGCAGTAGCCGATGCCGTGCTGCCCGGCCAGCTCGGCCGCCGTGGTCCCGCTGCCCAGCAGCCAGACGCCGGGCCCGGTGCCGCCCCCGCGAGCGCCGCGCAACCGGGCGAGGCTGTCGCGGAGCAGTTCCAGCTTCCCCGGAAATGTGTACGCGGGGCCGCCGGCGCGGCCGAGGCCGAGGTCGACCCGGCCCGGGTGGAGATCGGCGAGCAGGTGGAACGTCTCGGCGACCTGGACCGGGTCGTGGCGTGGCAGCAACACACCACCCGTACCGATCCGCATCTGCGCGGTGTGCTGCAGCAGCACGGCGGCCTGCACCGCGGGCGACGTGCCGGCGAAGCTGGCGCTGCCGTGATGCTCGGCCACCCAGTACCGGCGGTAGCCCAGCGGATCGACGGCACGGGCCAGCCGGACCGTGTCGCGGACGGCTCGGGCCGCGTCCGCGCCGGCCGCGACGGGTGACTGGTCCAGGACGGAAAGGGTGAGGGTCACGGTCTGCTCCCCGTCATCCGCGGGTGGTGGCCGGCACGATCCGGTAGTCGCGCTGGAACACCAGGTTGTGCAGGTCCGCCACGACGATGGCGCGCAGGATGGGAACCTGGTCGGACGCGTCGGCGGCGGAGAACACGTTCATCGGCCAGTCGCGTACGGTGACGCCGCGCAGGTGGGGATGGTGGAAGCCGCGGCCGTAGTGTGCGATCAGGCCCAGTGCGGGCAGCCCGGTGGCCCGTTGTTCCGGCCAGCTCAGCGTCCATTGTGCGGACAGGCCGTCGGCGTCGTTCCGGACGCCGGTCGCCTCGACCAGGCCGCTGCCGAGCAACAGGAACCGGTTCGCCTCGTCGAGCACCTGCCGGGCGGCGGGATCCAGCAGCTCCACCGCCGTGGCGAACAGCCGTTCCTTCCCGGCCCGGTCGGTGGCCGTACCGTGGGTGCCGTCCCGCAGGTCGGCGAAGTGGCGCAGCAACGCCTCGTAGGGGTGGGTGCGCGCGTGTGTTCCGGTCATGAGAATGTCCTTTGCCGTGGTGGGAGGGTGACACCGGTGCGCTGGGCGAACGCGTGGGCCAGTGCGCGGCCCAGCCAGGACCGCAGCGAGGGGCCGCGGGGGCGGGCCAGGCGGGCCGGGACGGGTTCCAGGAACGCGCCGTGTGCCGTGCGGGCAAGCTCGAGGTAGCGCACGGGCACCCCGGCGGCGTGCAGCCGGCGCTGGTAGTCGCGGACGTCGTCGATGACGGGATCCAGCTCGCCGACCGCGATGATCGCGGGGGCCGCGCCGGTGAGGTCGGCGGCCTCCATCGGAGTGCTGTACAGCCCGCCGGAGCCGTCGGGGTGTTCCCCGCGGTAGCCACGCCAGGCGGCGGTGAGCGCGCCGGCCGCGGGGAACGCGCAGGGATCGCGGTGGTAGGAGTCCGCCCGGCACTGCGGATCGATCGGCGGATACGCGAGGACCTGTGCCGCGAGGTGACCGCCGGAGTCCCGCAGGACCAGGGCGGCGCAGGCGGCGATGGTGCCACCGGCGCTGTCCCCGCCGACGGCGACCTCGGTGGCCTCGCCGGCGGCCTGCTCCTGCGCCCAGGCGACGGCGGTGAGGAAGTCCTCGAGTGCGGCGGGATGCGGGTGCTCGGGGGCGAGCCGGTAGTCCACGCTGACCACGGTCGTTGCGGCGGCGACGGCGAGGTCGGCGCAGGCATGGTGCCAGGTCAGCGCCGACCCGTGATGCCAGCTTCCACCGTGGGCCCAGACCGTCCAGCCGTTGCGGGGGCCGGTGGGCCGCAGGATGCGGACGGGTACGTCCGCCCCTGGGCCGCTCACCTGGGTCGTGTACCAGCTGACGTCACACGTGCCGGAGCCGCGTGGTTCCCGGCGGACGGAGTGGTCGGACAGGCTCATCTCAGTTCCCGGTCGCCGGCGCGGTGACGGGCCGGGGGGTGCGCAGGAAGACCGACACGGCGATCGCGGTGGCCGCGCACAGCGCCGCGTTGACGCCGATGGCGGTCCGGATGGCGGTGAGGATGTGGGTGGGCGTCTCGGCGCCGAGCGAGGCGAGGGTGGCTCCCACGATCGCGGACATGACGGGGATGCCCATGGTGATGCCGATCTGCTGGCTCATGGTCGCCAGCCCCGCCGCGAGGCCCTGCTCGTGGTCGGGCAGCCCGGAGGTCGCGGTGACCATGAACCCCACGATGGCGACGAGGTTGGCGACGCCGCCGACGAACGTGGCGACCAGCAGCAGCGGCATCCAGTCGCGGGAATCGCCGAGGAGGACCAGCACCAGCGTCGCGGCGGTCTGCACGGCCATGCCGAACGCCAGGGCGCGCGGCGGGTTGCCGAGGCGGGCGATCACCTTTGGCCCGACGATGCCGCCGAGCACGGTGCCGAGACCGAGTACCGCGAACGACAGCCCGGCGGTCAGCGGCGAGAACCCGAGGACTTCCTGCAGGTACAGGGTGAGCAGGAAGACGAGTGACGTCTCGGTGGCGAATGCCAGGACGCCGGCGCCGTTGCCCCAGGCGACGCTGCGCTTGCGCAGGATGCGTACGGGCACCAGCGGTTCGGTGACGCGGCGCTCGATGCCGACGAACGCCAGCAGGAGCACGACGCCGGCGACGAGGCTGGCCCAGGTGCGGATGTCCGTCCATCCGTGTTCGCCGGCGCTGGTGAGGCCGTACACGACGGCCAGCAGGCCGGCGGAGACGGTCACGGCGCCCGGCACGTCCAGGCGGGGTCGCTGCTCGGTGCGGTTCTCGCGCAGCACCGCCGGGGCGACCACCAGCACGGCGACGGCGACGGCGACGTTGATGAAGAACGCCCAGCGCCAGCTCAGCAGGTCGGTGACGACGCCACCGAGGATGGCGCCGGTGGTGAAGCCGGCGGCCATCAGCGCGCCGTTGAGGCCCAGTGCCCGCTCCCGCAGTGATCCTTCCGGGAACGACGTGGTCAGCAACGACAGCGCGGCCGGCGTGACCGCGGCGGTGGCCAGCCCTTGCGCCACCCGGGCGGTGATCAGTACGGCCGGGTCGGTGGCCAGGCCGCCCACCAGCGAGGAGATCCCGAGCAGGGCGATCCCGGCCAGGAACAGCCTGCGCCGGCCGAAGATGTCCGCGACGCGGCCGAACAGCAGGGTGAATCCGGCCGCGCAGAGCGCGAACGAGGTGGCGATCCACTGCAGGTCCGGCAGGGAGAAGCCGACCTCCGCGCCGATCACGGGTAGGGCGACGTTGAGAATGGAGAAGTCCACGGCCAGGGTGAAGCTCGCCGTCAGCAGGACGGCCAGGATGAGGCGGTCACGTCCGCTTATGCTGGTGTTCCGCCTCTGGTCGCCGGCCTCGGTGACCGAGTCCATGCGTGTCAACGTGATGACCTCCACTCGTCAAGGGGGTGGCGGTGACCTCCGCCGAAGAACACTGTCGACCTGGGCGTACCGGGACAGCCAGGCCACTGCGCGGACTACGCGGAGCCAGACTGGTACTGGCAGGGACAGGCAGCGGACGACATCGATGGGCATGCTGGGACCATGCACAGTGACCACGGGGGTCGGGGCGAGCTGGCAGACTTCTTGCGAAGTCGTCGTGCCCGGTTGCGGCCAGAGGACGTCGGATTGGTTTCGTACGGGGCACGCCGGGTGCCCGGGCTGCGGCGGGAGGAACTCGCGCAGCTGGCC
Protein-coding regions in this window:
- a CDS encoding LLM class flavin-dependent oxidoreductase, with translation MTLTLSVLDQSPVAAGADAARAVRDTVRLARAVDPLGYRRYWVAEHHGSASFAGTSPAVQAAVLLQHTAQMRIGTGGVLLPRHDPVQVAETFHLLADLHPGRVDLGLGRAGGPAYTFPGKLELLRDSLARLRGARGGGTGPGVWLLGSGTTAAELAGQHGIGYCAGHFLNPAASGPALAGVRAVSSAAPLILAVRVFVAATSERAQAQAADYLLWRSRKDLGAQEPLPRSGHAAQHRWSAAECERAAQNRRAIVVGDPSEVRTQLTALAARHGVEEIMVNTLLPDLGERVRTYELLAAAFDLRPVDAIAAT
- a CDS encoding alpha/beta hydrolase fold domain-containing protein, whose protein sequence is MSLSDHSVRREPRGSGTCDVSWYTTQVSGPGADVPVRILRPTGPRNGWTVWAHGGSWHHGSALTWHHACADLAVAAATTVVSVDYRLAPEHPHPAALEDFLTAVAWAQEQAAGEATEVAVGGDSAGGTIAACAALVLRDSGGHLAAQVLAYPPIDPQCRADSYHRDPCAFPAAGALTAAWRGYRGEHPDGSGGLYSTPMEAADLTGAAPAIIAVGELDPVIDDVRDYQRRLHAAGVPVRYLELARTAHGAFLEPVPARLARPRGPSLRSWLGRALAHAFAQRTGVTLPPRQRTFS
- a CDS encoding MFS transporter; this encodes MDSVTEAGDQRRNTSISGRDRLILAVLLTASFTLAVDFSILNVALPVIGAEVGFSLPDLQWIATSFALCAAGFTLLFGRVADIFGRRRLFLAGIALLGISSLVGGLATDPAVLITARVAQGLATAAVTPAALSLLTTSFPEGSLRERALGLNGALMAAGFTTGAILGGVVTDLLSWRWAFFINVAVAVAVLVVAPAVLRENRTEQRPRLDVPGAVTVSAGLLAVVYGLTSAGEHGWTDIRTWASLVAGVVLLLAFVGIERRVTEPLVPVRILRKRSVAWGNGAGVLAFATETSLVFLLTLYLQEVLGFSPLTAGLSFAVLGLGTVLGGIVGPKVIARLGNPPRALAFGMAVQTAATLVLVLLGDSRDWMPLLLVATFVGGVANLVAIVGFMVTATSGLPDHEQGLAAGLATMSQQIGITMGIPVMSAIVGATLASLGAETPTHILTAIRTAIGVNAALCAATAIAVSVFLRTPRPVTAPATGN